In Patulibacter sp. SYSU D01012, a single window of DNA contains:
- a CDS encoding LysR family transcriptional regulator, protein MDLDLAHVRSFLAVVDFGGVGRAAEALHLSQPAVSGHVRRLETRLGGPLLERAGRGVAVTPRGEVAARELRDLLAVHDRALTRLTREDPGRAPFVLGTVEHVVDPVLPDLLAELRARTGDRPVQLRVDRSGPLRRRLLDGELDAAIVMDPGEVDGAVELGTVPLAWYAGGALARPGAVFPDPLPVVAYDPPCTMRDLGLEHLRRAGRRTEITAESPHLSGVRSAVRAGLGVALLSGAAEGLVPLTGAPFDGPDATRLWLVAREDTAAVLDGFRRAVWRRTAAVTRARRASAAA, encoded by the coding sequence ATGGACCTGGACCTGGCGCACGTGCGGTCGTTCCTGGCCGTCGTCGACTTCGGCGGCGTCGGGCGCGCCGCCGAGGCGCTGCACCTGAGCCAGCCGGCCGTGTCCGGGCACGTGCGCCGGCTCGAGACCCGGCTCGGCGGCCCGCTGCTCGAGCGGGCCGGCCGCGGCGTCGCCGTCACGCCCCGCGGCGAGGTCGCCGCCCGCGAGCTGCGCGACCTGCTCGCCGTCCACGACCGGGCGCTGACGCGGCTGACCCGCGAGGACCCCGGGCGCGCGCCGTTCGTCCTGGGCACCGTCGAGCACGTCGTCGACCCGGTCCTGCCCGACCTGCTCGCTGAGCTGCGGGCCCGCACCGGGGATCGGCCCGTCCAGCTGCGCGTCGACCGCTCCGGCCCGCTGCGGCGGCGGCTGCTCGACGGCGAGCTGGACGCCGCCATCGTCATGGACCCGGGCGAGGTGGACGGCGCGGTCGAGCTCGGCACCGTGCCGCTGGCCTGGTACGCGGGCGGCGCGCTGGCCCGGCCCGGCGCGGTGTTCCCCGATCCCCTGCCGGTCGTGGCGTACGACCCGCCGTGCACGATGCGCGACCTGGGCCTGGAGCACCTGCGCCGGGCCGGGCGGCGCACCGAGATCACGGCCGAGAGCCCGCACCTGTCGGGCGTGCGCTCGGCCGTGCGCGCGGGCCTGGGCGTGGCGCTGCTCTCCGGGGCGGCCGAGGGACTGGTGCCGCTGACCGGCGCGCCCTTCGACGGGCCGGACGCGACGCGGCTGTGGCTCGTCGCGCGCGAGGACACCGCTGCGGTCCTCGACGGATTCCGGCGGGCGGTCTGGCGCCGCACCGCCGCCGTCACCCGCGCCCGGCGTGCGTCCGCCGCGGCCTGA
- the rfbD gene encoding dTDP-4-dehydrorhamnose reductase — protein MGFSQQRNVQRLGPNMVIRPNKNALDRDDVQRAEAERQQRRLVVVGANGMLGHRVVDVGRVHGWDVVSATREAFDLTDLGSVTAYLERVSPTAVINCAAWTDVDGAEEREADALAVNGTGAGNLAKATAALGARLVHVSTDYVFAGDADAPYAEDAPVDPQGAYGRTKLAGEREIAQHNPDHVVCRTAWLFGEGGGNFVDTMLRLSEGRDEVTVVDDQTGSPTWTGHLAPVLVALAGSEVRGVAHTAGSGQVTWCGLAAETFRLAGVATRATPVTSDAFPRPAKRPAWSVLANTRGDVPSLPDWREGVRAHLAEVGRLAPEA, from the coding sequence ATGGGCTTCTCGCAGCAGCGCAACGTCCAGCGGCTCGGGCCGAACATGGTCATCCGGCCGAACAAGAACGCCCTGGACCGGGACGACGTCCAGCGGGCCGAGGCCGAGCGTCAGCAGCGCCGGCTCGTCGTCGTGGGGGCGAACGGGATGCTGGGGCACCGGGTGGTCGACGTCGGCCGCGTGCACGGCTGGGACGTGGTGAGCGCCACGCGCGAGGCGTTCGACCTGACCGACCTGGGCAGCGTCACGGCGTACCTGGAGCGCGTCTCGCCGACCGCGGTGATCAACTGCGCCGCCTGGACCGACGTCGACGGCGCCGAGGAGCGCGAGGCCGACGCGCTGGCCGTCAACGGCACCGGCGCCGGCAACCTGGCGAAGGCGACGGCCGCCCTCGGCGCCCGCCTGGTCCACGTCTCGACGGACTACGTCTTCGCCGGCGACGCCGACGCGCCGTACGCCGAGGACGCGCCGGTCGACCCGCAGGGCGCCTACGGCCGCACGAAGCTCGCCGGCGAGCGCGAGATCGCGCAGCACAACCCCGACCACGTCGTCTGCCGCACCGCGTGGCTGTTCGGCGAGGGCGGCGGCAACTTCGTCGACACCATGCTGCGCCTGTCCGAGGGCCGCGACGAGGTCACCGTCGTCGACGACCAGACCGGCAGCCCGACCTGGACCGGGCACCTGGCCCCGGTGCTCGTCGCGCTCGCGGGCAGCGAGGTCCGCGGAGTCGCGCACACGGCGGGGAGCGGGCAGGTGACGTGGTGCGGCCTGGCGGCGGAGACCTTCCGCCTGGCGGGCGTGGCGACCCGCGCGACGCCGGTGACGTCGGACGCCTTCCCGCGCCCCGCGAAGCGCCCGGCGTGGAGCGTGCTGGCGAACACCCGCGGCGACGTGCCGTCGCTGCCGGACTGGCGCGAGGGCGTTCGCGCGCACCTGGCCGAGGTCGGCCGGCTCGCCCCCGAGGCCTAG
- a CDS encoding TetR family transcriptional regulator, whose protein sequence is MAAGPERERADAARNRRRLLDAAARLVAEQGADCVTMEAVAAAAEVGKGTVFRRFGDRVGLMIALLDQAERGSQEAFMFGPPPLGPGAPPVERLIAFGHERLRHTAEHRDILLAAEDRMRRFDVPARGVLVMHVSTLLREAGVDGDVDLLTETLLAYLDTALAQHLEQGRGFSCDRIRAGWDDLVRRIVRPLGPA, encoded by the coding sequence ATGGCGGCCGGGCCGGAGCGCGAACGCGCCGACGCCGCGCGCAACCGCCGGCGCCTGCTCGACGCCGCCGCGCGCCTCGTCGCCGAGCAGGGCGCGGACTGCGTGACGATGGAGGCCGTCGCCGCGGCGGCCGAGGTCGGCAAGGGGACGGTCTTCCGGCGCTTCGGCGACCGCGTCGGCCTGATGATCGCGCTGCTGGACCAGGCCGAGCGGGGCAGCCAGGAGGCGTTCATGTTCGGGCCGCCGCCGCTGGGCCCCGGCGCGCCGCCCGTCGAGCGGCTGATCGCCTTCGGCCACGAGCGCCTGCGCCACACGGCCGAGCACCGCGACATCCTGCTCGCCGCCGAGGACCGGATGCGGCGCTTCGACGTGCCGGCCCGCGGCGTGCTCGTCATGCACGTGTCCACGCTCCTGCGCGAGGCGGGCGTCGACGGCGACGTCGACCTGCTGACCGAGACGCTCCTGGCCTACCTGGACACGGCGCTCGCGCAGCACCTGGAGCAGGGCCGCGGCTTCAGCTGCGACCGCATCCGCGCCGGCTGGGACGACCTGGTCCGCCGCATCGTCCGCCCGCTCGGCCCCGCCTAG
- a CDS encoding uracil-DNA glycosylase, translated as MDRGLAEHERRVTECRACPRLVTWREEVARTKRAAFRDEEYWGRPVPAFGDPLARVLLVGLAPAAHGANRTGRMFTGDRSGDFLYAALHRTGFANQPWANRPGDGLQLTDCWITAVVRCAPPANKPTTEERDTCLPWTAAELDLLPNVRVVVCLGQFGWDGALRLLAARGVPIPRPRPKFGHGAEYDLGAVHLLGTFHPSQQNTFTGRLTPPMLDAVLGRARELAGAGE; from the coding sequence GTGGACAGGGGCCTCGCCGAGCACGAGCGACGGGTGACGGAGTGCCGGGCGTGCCCGCGCCTGGTCACGTGGCGGGAGGAGGTCGCGCGGACGAAGCGCGCCGCCTTCCGCGACGAGGAGTACTGGGGCCGGCCGGTGCCCGCGTTCGGCGATCCGCTCGCGCGGGTGCTGCTCGTCGGCCTGGCCCCCGCCGCGCACGGCGCCAACCGCACGGGGCGGATGTTCACCGGCGACCGCTCGGGCGACTTCCTGTACGCCGCGCTGCACCGGACCGGCTTCGCCAACCAGCCGTGGGCGAACCGGCCCGGCGACGGCCTGCAGCTGACGGACTGCTGGATCACCGCCGTCGTCCGCTGCGCCCCGCCGGCGAACAAGCCGACGACGGAGGAGCGCGACACGTGCCTGCCGTGGACGGCCGCCGAGCTGGACCTGCTGCCCAACGTGCGCGTCGTCGTCTGCCTGGGCCAGTTCGGCTGGGACGGCGCGCTGCGGCTGCTGGCGGCGCGCGGCGTGCCGATCCCGCGGCCGCGGCCGAAGTTCGGCCACGGCGCGGAGTACGACCTGGGCGCCGTGCACCTGCTCGGCACGTTCCACCCCAGCCAGCAGAACACCTTCACGGGGCGCCTGACGCCGCCGATGCTCGACGCCGTGCTGGGGCGGGCGCGGGAGCTGGCCGGCGCCGGGGAGTAG
- the rfbB gene encoding dTDP-glucose 4,6-dehydratase has product MKLLVCGGAGFIGSAFVRQRVAAGDDVRVFDALTYAGRRENVEDLGVDLVVGRIEDPDAVELAAQGVDAIVNFAAETHVDRSILDAQAFVRTNALGTFTLVEEARRRGVRYVQVSTDEVYGSIVDGAFTEEHPLEPSSPYSASKAGADLMVLATHHTYGQDVVIARGSNCYGPRQFPEKLIPVMTLNALHGGPLPVYGAGDQVRTWLHVDDFASGIHAALTHGEAGQAYNVGGAKEKVNIDVVRRIIALTGASEDQIKHVEDRLGHDFRYALDSSKLEALAGWKPRVDFDEGGLESTVHWYRDHEWWWKPLVETDEYKAYYRRVYGQDHAFTAKG; this is encoded by the coding sequence ATGAAGCTGCTCGTCTGTGGTGGTGCGGGGTTCATCGGGTCCGCGTTCGTGCGCCAGCGCGTCGCGGCCGGGGACGACGTCCGCGTCTTCGATGCCCTGACCTACGCGGGGCGCCGCGAGAACGTCGAGGACCTCGGCGTCGACCTGGTCGTCGGCCGCATCGAGGATCCCGACGCGGTCGAGCTGGCCGCCCAGGGCGTCGACGCGATCGTCAACTTCGCGGCCGAGACGCACGTCGACCGCTCGATCCTCGACGCGCAGGCGTTCGTGCGCACCAACGCGCTGGGCACCTTCACGCTCGTCGAGGAGGCCCGCCGGCGCGGCGTCCGCTACGTCCAGGTCTCCACGGACGAGGTCTACGGCTCGATCGTCGACGGCGCGTTCACCGAGGAGCACCCGCTCGAGCCGTCCTCGCCGTACTCGGCGTCGAAGGCCGGCGCCGACCTGATGGTCCTCGCCACGCACCACACCTACGGGCAGGACGTCGTCATCGCCCGCGGGTCCAACTGCTACGGCCCGCGCCAGTTCCCCGAGAAGCTCATCCCCGTGATGACGCTCAACGCGCTGCACGGCGGTCCGCTGCCGGTCTACGGCGCCGGCGACCAGGTCCGCACGTGGCTGCACGTCGACGACTTCGCCTCCGGCATCCACGCCGCGCTGACCCACGGCGAGGCCGGCCAGGCCTACAACGTCGGCGGGGCCAAGGAGAAGGTCAACATCGACGTCGTCCGGCGGATCATCGCGCTGACCGGCGCGTCCGAGGACCAGATCAAGCACGTCGAGGACCGGCTGGGCCACGACTTCCGCTACGCGCTGGACTCCTCCAAGCTCGAGGCGCTCGCGGGCTGGAAGCCGCGCGTGGACTTCGACGAGGGCGGCCTGGAGTCGACCGTCCACTGGTACCGCGACCACGAGTGGTGGTGGAAGCCGCTCGTCGAGACCGACGAGTACAAGGCGTACTACCGCCGCGTCTACGGCCAGGACCACGCCTTCACGGCCAAGGGCTGA
- a CDS encoding NAD(P)H-dependent oxidoreductase, whose protein sequence is MSNVRILALVGSLRSGSHNRQLAEAAVKLAPEGVELEIFEGLSDIPFYNEDIDVPGQEPAAALKFREAAGQADGFLLFSPEYNGTIPAVLKNAIDWASRPMGEGVFVAKPIAIVGTAYGQYGGVWAQDEARKAAGIAGGAVLEDAKLSVPESVIRFAERHPSDDTEITEKLAAVVKQLADAASQPVAA, encoded by the coding sequence ATGTCGAACGTCCGCATCCTCGCCCTCGTCGGATCCCTCCGCTCGGGCTCGCACAACCGCCAGCTCGCCGAGGCCGCCGTCAAGCTCGCCCCCGAGGGCGTCGAGCTGGAGATCTTCGAGGGCCTCTCCGACATCCCGTTCTACAACGAGGACATCGACGTCCCGGGCCAGGAGCCCGCCGCGGCGCTGAAGTTCCGCGAGGCCGCCGGCCAGGCCGACGGCTTCCTCCTCTTCTCGCCGGAGTACAACGGCACGATCCCGGCCGTCCTGAAGAACGCCATCGACTGGGCGTCGCGTCCGATGGGCGAGGGCGTCTTCGTCGCCAAGCCGATCGCCATCGTCGGCACCGCCTACGGCCAGTACGGCGGCGTCTGGGCGCAGGACGAGGCCCGCAAGGCCGCCGGCATCGCGGGCGGCGCCGTCCTCGAGGACGCCAAGCTCTCCGTCCCCGAGTCCGTCATCCGCTTCGCCGAGCGCCACCCGAGCGACGACACCGAGATCACCGAGAAGCTCGCCGCCGTCGTCAAGCAGCTGGCCGACGCCGCCTCGCAGCCCGTCGCCGCCTGA
- a CDS encoding glucose-1-phosphate thymidylyltransferase, protein MADLKGLILSGGRGTRLRPITYTSAKQLVPVANRPVLFYGIEAMVEAGITEIGIILNPETGGEIRKVAGDGSQFGEGVRITYIDQSSPAGLAHAVLTAEEFLGDSSFVMYLGDNLLQGGIQELVAEFTQNAPDAMILLQPVDDPKSYGVAELHEGRVTRLVEKPAEPQSDLALVGVYLFTKRILEAAKAIEPSARGELEITDAIQWQVDQGDRVEPHVVHGWWKDTGKLADMLEANRLILDVVERRVEGHVDADSQIDGRVVIEEGARIERSVVRGPVVIGKDARITDSYVGPYSAIATGAVVERSEVEHSILLERAQLIGLEGRIESSLLGRNVVVRRGERTPRAYRFMVGDDAEIEIL, encoded by the coding sequence ATGGCGGACCTCAAGGGCCTGATCCTCTCGGGCGGTCGCGGCACGCGGCTGCGCCCGATCACGTACACGTCGGCCAAGCAGCTCGTCCCCGTGGCGAACCGGCCGGTGCTGTTCTACGGGATCGAGGCGATGGTCGAGGCGGGAATCACCGAGATCGGGATCATCCTCAACCCCGAGACGGGCGGCGAGATCCGCAAGGTCGCCGGCGACGGCTCGCAGTTCGGCGAGGGCGTGCGGATCACGTACATCGACCAGAGCTCGCCGGCCGGCCTGGCGCACGCGGTGCTGACGGCCGAGGAGTTCCTGGGCGACTCGTCGTTCGTGATGTACCTGGGTGACAACCTGCTGCAGGGCGGCATCCAGGAGCTCGTCGCGGAGTTCACGCAGAACGCGCCCGACGCGATGATCCTGCTGCAGCCCGTGGACGACCCGAAGAGCTACGGCGTCGCCGAGCTGCACGAGGGCCGCGTCACGCGCCTGGTCGAGAAGCCCGCCGAGCCGCAGTCCGACCTGGCGCTCGTCGGCGTCTACCTGTTCACGAAGCGCATCCTCGAGGCCGCGAAGGCGATCGAGCCGTCCGCGCGCGGCGAGCTGGAGATCACGGACGCGATCCAGTGGCAGGTCGACCAGGGCGACCGCGTCGAGCCGCACGTCGTGCACGGCTGGTGGAAGGACACCGGCAAGCTCGCCGACATGCTCGAGGCCAACCGCCTGATCCTCGACGTCGTCGAGCGGCGCGTGGAGGGGCACGTCGACGCGGACTCGCAGATCGACGGCCGCGTCGTGATCGAGGAGGGCGCCCGCATCGAGCGCTCCGTCGTCCGCGGGCCGGTCGTCATCGGCAAGGACGCGCGGATCACCGACTCGTACGTCGGCCCGTACTCCGCGATCGCCACCGGCGCGGTCGTCGAGCGGTCCGAGGTGGAGCACTCCATCCTGCTCGAGCGCGCGCAGCTCATCGGGCTGGAGGGCCGCATCGAGTCCTCGCTCCTGGGTCGCAACGTCGTCGTGCGCCGCGGCGAGCGCACCCCGCGCGCCTACCGCTTCATGGTCGGCGACGACGCCGAGATCGAGATCCTCTAG
- a CDS encoding nuclear transport factor 2 family protein gives MIAARSRLALLAVSGTIAALGATGCASTAGSSASDDKEFQGEAARVANTVHDLDDAYADQQNDDTGAGNVCKTLLSKRLVAALSRDGGCEKNAARALDDADPIGMSVQDVQIQGDVATVQAKVKLAKDEERTDTLKLVREGNTWKYDGTTPGRPGAKSR, from the coding sequence GTGATCGCCGCTCGCTCCCGCCTGGCCCTGCTCGCCGTCTCCGGCACGATCGCGGCCCTGGGGGCCACCGGCTGCGCCTCCACCGCGGGGAGCAGCGCGTCGGACGACAAGGAGTTCCAGGGCGAGGCCGCCCGCGTCGCCAACACGGTCCACGACCTGGACGACGCCTACGCCGACCAGCAGAACGACGACACGGGCGCCGGCAACGTCTGCAAGACGCTGCTGTCCAAGCGCCTGGTCGCCGCGCTGAGCCGCGACGGCGGCTGCGAGAAGAACGCGGCCCGTGCCCTGGACGACGCCGACCCGATCGGCATGAGCGTGCAGGACGTGCAGATCCAGGGCGACGTCGCCACGGTCCAGGCGAAGGTGAAGCTGGCGAAGGACGAGGAGCGCACGGACACGCTCAAGCTCGTCCGCGAGGGCAACACCTGGAAGTACGACGGCACCACCCCGGGCCGCCCGGGGGCGAAGAGCCGCTGA